Part of the Impatiens glandulifera chromosome 8, dImpGla2.1, whole genome shotgun sequence genome is shown below.
CACATTTGGAAGTTGAATTTAGTTGTTAGTTGTTTCTCATCTGGATCTTGATCTGGATCTAGATAAAGAaacaaaagtgtttccaaatagggGCCTTTaagattaagttttttttatgtttgttcgTCCACATTCTGGTTTCTGTTTCTTTTGATTGTTGTCTACTTTGTCATTTGCAAAGTTATGAGAAGGTTGAGTTCAGCTTCTTGCAGGTGTCGTACACTTCTTGGTTCCTAGATGCCTTCAACTATGCTATTGCAATGAATATGGATGTTCTAAATTTGAGTATAGGTGGACCTGATTATTTGGATCTTCCATTTGTGGAGAAGGTAACTTCCCTCTCTTGCCTTTTGTGATGTGATCTGTTCTTGTATTTCATCTGAATTTCATTTTGTATACTATTTGGTTAGAAGAATTGCTCATGATAATCAGTTTTATTTGTCTTTCTGCTTCGAGAGTGATCTTTAGTATTTTCAAACCTTTTGGGATTTTATGCATTAAGTTTATTGCTAAAATTTGTATATGCATTTGAGATAAATGTAAGGTTTTATTTCTTAGAATGATATCCCTTTGGAGTCCTCATAAAACATGGATGTTTCTTTTTTATGTGAATTTTTAACAGGTGTGGGAATTGACAGCTAACAATATCATCATGGTTTCGGCAATTGGAAACGATGGACCTCTCTATGGTACTTTAAACAATCCAGCAGATCAAAGTGATGTTATTGGTGTTGGTGGCATCGATTACAATGACCACATAGCTTCGTTTTCTTCACGTGGCATGAGCACTTGGGAGATCCCTCATGGGTATGTAAATACTTATGGATGGGCggatatattttgatatatatttctGTTTGGACCATATATGCCAAAGTGAaatcttttttgttttattttttatagctACGGTCGTGTGAAACCTGATGTTGTGGCATATGGGAGGGAGATTATGGGATCGAAAATTAGTACAGGTTGTAAAAGTTTATCGGGCACTAGTGTGGCAAGTCCAGTAGTGGCTGGGGTAGTATGCCTTCTAGCTAGTGTCATTCCCGAAactgaaagaaagaaaatattaaatccCGCAAGCATGAAGCAAGCACTTGTTGAAGGTGCTTCGAAGCTTCCTGGACCAAATATGTATGAACAAGGTGCAGGACGAGTTGATCTGTAAGTTCTTCACCCTCTCGGTTCAATATGTGTGTATTTTTCAcgattttagttttattttttaaaatggtccATGCATAAAATGAAAATGAGGTCGATTAAGCACAACAGCTAAAGCATGACATGAAAGTAAAAAGCAAACCCTTTTTACCGAAGAAGCGTTCCTCCAGCATGGAAATCAGTtctttattattgttatatatcatttttatgtcAGGTTAGAATCCTTTGAAATTCTAAAGAGTTATAAACCTCGAGCAAGCATCTTCCCTGGTGTACTTGATTATACAGATTGTCCTTATTCGTGGCCTTTTTGCCGACAACCACTCTATGCGGGTGCAATGCCTGTAGTCTTTAACGCAACCATTTTGAATGGGATGGGTGTAATTGGTTATGTTGAAGGTTCGCCAACGTGGAATCCTTCAGACGAAGTGGGTAATCTTCTTAGTATTCATTTCAAATATTCAGAGGTAATTTGGCCTTGGACTGGTTTCCTAGCCCTCTACATACAAATTAAAGAAGAAGGAGCTCAGTTCTCCGGTGAAATTGAAGGCAATATAACTCTCAATGTGATCAGTCCTTCTGATAAAGAGGAGAAAGCTGGAAAAAGAAGCAGCACTTGTGTTCTTCGCTTGAAGCTGAAAGTGATCCCCACTCCTCCGAGATCAAACCGCATACTTTGGGATCAGTTTCACAATATAAAATACCCGCCTGGTTATATTCCTAGAGACTCGTTAGATGTTCGTAACGACATTCTCGATTGGCATGGCGACCATTTACATACAAATTTTCACATAATGTTCAATATGCTGACGGAGGCTGGATATTATGTTGAGACTCTAGGTTCGCCTCTGACATGTTTTGACGCTCATCAGTATGGAACACTCCTATTGGTTGATCTTGAAGATGAGTATTTCCCTGAGGAGATTAGGAAACTGAGGGATGACATTGTTCATACCGGGCTAGGCCTTATAGTGTTTTCCGAATGGTATAACATAGACACGATGGTGAAAATGAGATTTTTCGATGATAATACGAGAAGTTGGTGGACCCCGGTGACAGGTGGCGCTAATGTTCCTGCCTTGAATGATCTGTTGGCCCCTTTGGGTATTGCATTTGGTGATAAGATTTTGAATGGTGATTTCTTTATTGACGACGAGCAGACGCGATATGCTTCTGGGACAGATATTGTTAGGTTTCCTCGAGGTGGGTATGTACATAGCTTCCCTTTCATGGATAGCTCAGAAAGTGGAGCCACACAGAACATCTTAAGCTCCAAGTCTAAGGTAAAATCTTATCCGTCCTCTGTTTCTCATTTATTTCTTCCTGATTTGTATTTGTAATGCTCGAAAATAAAGCTGTGTGGTTTTAGAGTGCCTCTGCTTCTTAAGTAGAAGCTTGTTGGTCGACCCAACTTGGTGtgtttcaaaaacaaatatgtttttcGATCGATAATAGCAGAGTGAGATTACACTTTTATTTGACAAATGAAAATGTGGTTGGGCTACCCATCCTTAGTAGTTCAAGTGGTAAGAATTTTGAACTAAGAGTCTATAACCATTTAGAACACTTTGATTAAGGGAGGCTATGGCGTGAGCCTCCTCCGGATTAAAAGGTTCTGGTCTAAGAAAAAAACTATGGTTGGGTTATGGCCCTAACATTTTTGAGAAACACATACTTTTTCGTTTGGTTAAACATGTCACCAGTTTCATTTTGTGGTTGGATTAGACCACAAGTTAGGTTTTTATCCGCCCATGATAGCTTCATTCGAAAGAGTCTAACCTAAGACGCTGAGGTATAGGTTCAATTGATGTTGTGCTAGCCTCTTACAGCTGGTTGAAAAAACCAAAGAAAAGAAGATAGATTTTACACACAAATATTTACACATAAAAGGGAGTCTTATATTGGGAATTGCTAATGTTTAAGACTTTGAATGTGAATGATGCAGGCAGACTATCCTATTCTTGGTTTTCTTGATGCGGGCAGTGGTCGAATTGCAGTATACGGAGATTCCAACTGTCTAGACAGCAGCCACATGGTTACGAATTGTTACTTGCTATTGAGGAAAATGCTGGATTTCACCAGCAAAAATGTTAAAGATCCTGTGCTTTTCTCAGGGAAAGTGAGGATAGACAAACCCATCTACCAAAATGACAACCAATTACCTTCTCGAAGAACAGATATTAACTTTTCTGCTTATTCTGCTGTTGTTGGAAAGCCCTTGGTATGTGGAAGTGATTCCAGGTTTGAAGTATGGGGTACAAAGGGATATAACTTACATGTCAGGGGTAGAAACCGTAGATTGCCAGGCTATCCAGTCCTCGACTTGGGGATAGGTTTGAACTCTTCTTCTTTTGCGTCTGAGACTTACAATTTGAGAAGTCCCGGTTCAACAAAGATAAAAGATGTGTCTACCGGGAATAAGTACTTGGGTATACTCAGTGCAGATGAAGTAAGaaactttcttatttttttaaatttttttttgcattttcaTTGTgtacttcatttttttaattcgtGCAGCTCGATATGTCCGTGCTAGCTGCCAGTCGTTGGCTCCTTCCTGCCATTGTCGCTGTTTGTGGTTAGTATTTTGGTGGTACTTTACTCGGCCATTGTTCGGTTTAGGTTATCCGGTTAAAAAGACCGAAATAACCCAAACCAACCGAACAAGACCTTAGATGATATAACATTGGAGTAGAATTCAtctttttgaaatattttggcAGGTTTGCTGCTTTTCTTGAGCTTATGGAGGATTCGGCAAAAgcgaaggaggaggaggaaaggTTCGAATTCGGCCACCCGATTCACCAACCTATAGCCTTAAGTAGTTCTTATGCAATAGATATCATCACAATCATCATAAAAATGGCTTTGATATGATTAGGAAtttctgatgatgatgatgatggtaaGTTTTGTAGAATTGACTATAATTTCGATTATGATTATGTTCAGTTTCTTCTTGTAGgcgatttttattattatgtagaCTCTGGTACTTAAATAGTGTATACTAGCAAGCATCCATTACACACAGTACAGAAGAACATAAGCTTATATCTTTTTCCATTGCTTATCACATCTTtcatttttctatataattattttttttaatctagatTTGGATTCAAAAGATCATTTCTTTatcaatttatgttattatgtCAAACAAATAGTAAACTGTTACTAGTGCTAAAGATTGAGCACAAAAAGTTAACTCTCATGCTTTCATGTGAAAGGAAAGTGAGCACCCAAGTTCATCAAAATTTTCTATTGATCAAAAGAACTATAGCAAATACAATTTATGTGGCTcgtgattattctagatttatgcttaaattgttttattttgaaatattttaactacTATTCTCGCCTTATTTTACGTTGGAATTTTCTTACAACtgaaaattattcttattttttaatttaaataattatattttatatattattaaataaatataataagtttgtattattttaaataaaaataatataacttagTTAGTTAAATGACATGTTAAAACATATATCGATTTAGGATCAAACCTCGACTCTCTTACTCTAGGACAGACCCTGTTACCATTTTCACAGGGGGAGAAATTGTCTGGAACATTTCAGATCAGAAATAGTTAAATGGATTATAATTGTAATTCCTAGTGACAAATCttgcataaataaataatatattgggTTAggaatgaaatataataatttattgaagaaaaaaaaaattatttttgtttaaatttttttttccaaaatgttttggtaaaaaaattggttttcaatcaaatataatatttcattgaaatttgtatttgtttgtttatttttataatccaaAATGCCCTACTAGTAAAAGGAAAAACCAATCTCCTTTCTCTCCCGCCTTGCCCTGCGCTGGACAGCCATTGATTTGGAAGAGACGGCagtttcttcttcattcttccTCCGCcgcaataatttaatttttcttcaaatctcGGTGACTTTGTGAAGCgatctttctctcttctttggAGGAAGAAATCGCCGTCGCCGTCGCCGTCGGTGTAGAGCATGGCGCCGCAGCCATTCATAAATTACCTCACCTATGTTCACGCGATTCCTCTTCTGTCTGTCTCCTCAACTCCATTTTCATTCTTTTCGTCATATCCGTTCAGTGACTACCGTTGCAGCAGAAGGAAAGAGAACCTTCTCTCACATATTCCAACAATGTTCGCAGCGAGCGGCGATATTTCCGGGGAAGCAAGCTCATGCCCGGATGGTATTGACTCATTTCACACCCACTGTTTTTGTAACGAATTGCTTAATGCAGATGTATATAAAATGTTCAACTTTAGATTATGCACGTAAAGTATTCGACAGAATGCCTCACAGGGATATGATTTCATGGAATGCCATGATTTTTGGTTATGTTGGATCTAGAAACCTGGAGGTTGCACATTCCATGTTTGATTTAATGCCTGTGAAGGATGTTGTTTCGTGGAATACGTTAATTTCTGGGTATTCACAGATTGGTAAGTACAGGAAGTCCTTAGAGATGTTCCTGCTGATGATGCGGATGGAGAGATTGGTGTTGGATAGAGCAACCTTTGCCATTGTTTTAAAAGCTTGTTCTTCTTCGGATAACTATGAGATGGGGATACAGGTTCATGCACTTGCAGTCTTCATGGGTTTTGATTGTGATGTGGTAACTGGGAGTGCATTGATAGACATGTATGCAAAGTGTAGGAAATTGGAGGAATCGTTGAAGTTCTTTGATGAAATGCCTGAAAGGAATTTGGTTTCTTGGAGTGCTGCCATTGCAGGTTGTATTCAAAATGAACAGCTTTACGGTGGTTTGGAACTCTTCAAGAAAATGCAGAGAGATGGAGTTGGCGTGAGTCAATCTGCTTATGCTAGCGTTTTTAGATCATGTGCAGCTTTATGTGAAGTTGGGTTTGGTTCTCAGTTACACGCTCATGCTTTAAAGACTAACTTCGGATCTGATATGTTAGTAGGAACTTCAATTTTAGATATGTATGCAAAATCTGGCAGATTATCTGATGCTAGAAAGCTATTTAATTCGTTGAGAAATCATAGTGTGCAATCCTACAATGCTATGATTGTTGGCTGCGTTCGAAGTAGTCAAGGATTAGATGCTTTGCAGATATTCAAACGTTTGCTTCAGTCTGGTCTTCCATTTGATGAAATAACTCTATCAGGAGCAGTAAGTGCTTGTTCATTGATCCAGGGTCGTTTACAGGGAATCCAAATTCACGGATTGGCTTTAAAGAGTAGTCTATGGTCTCAAGTTTGCGTGGCGAATGCTGTTCTTGACATGTATGGAAAGTGCGGTGATTCCTTTATTGCACGCAGAGTGTTCGATGAGATGCCAATAAGGGATGCTGTCTCTTGGAATGCTGTGATTGCAGCCTATGTTCAAAACGGAGAAGAAGACGAAACTCTTTCGATATTTGTCTTGATGCTGCGATCCAGGATGGAACCCGATGACTTCACTTATGGTAGCGTACTGAAAGCTTGTTCGAGTCAACAATCTCTTAACAAAGGATTGGAAATTCATACGAGAATAGTGAAATCTGGCATGGGTTTCGACTGGTTTGTCGGGAGTTCACTTGTCGATATGTACTGCAAATGCGCGAAGATTGACGAGGCAGAAAAGATTCATTACCGGCTAGAAGAACGAACGATTATATCATGGAACGCTATAATCTCAGGCTTCTCTTTACACAACCAAAGCGAAGAATCCCAAAAATTCTTCTTCAAGATGTTGAAAGAACAAGCCGAACCCGACATTTACACGTACGCCACTGTTCTCGATACATGTTCTAATCTAGCAACAGTCGAACTCGGAAAACAAATCCACGCTCAAATTACGAAACACAATCTTCAACAAGATGTGTTCATATCCAGCACGCTAGTGGACATGTACTCGAAATGCGGAATCTTGGACGACAGTAAACTGATTTTCGAGAGATCTTTAAAACGCGATATAGTGACGTGGAACGCGATGATAACCGCCTACGCTCATCACGGTCTTGCTGATGAGGCGTTGAGAACCTTCGATCGCCTTCAGCTCGAGGGATTGAAGCCAATTCACGCCACTCTAGTTGCTATCTTCCGTGCATGCGCCCACATGGGGCTGGTCGAGAAAGGGGTGAATCACTTCAACTCGATGAAGAAAGAATACGGGTTGGATCCTCAGCTCGAGCATTACACTTGTCTGGTTGATATTTTCGGAAGGTCTGGTCAAATTAGAAAAGCTTTGGAGGTTATTCAAGAGATGCCGTTTGAAGCTGATGATGTTACTTGGAAAACATTGCTGAATCTTTGTAAATTGAAAGGGAATGTTGAGATAGCTGAAATAGCAGCAAAGGCTATTATGAAGATGGATAATGAAGATTCGGCTGCCTTAATTCAATTGTCAAATGTTTATGCTGATGCTGGAATGTGGGATGAAGTTAAAGAGGTTAGGAAGATGATGCGGTCTGGTCGATTAAAGAAGGAACCGGGTTGCAGCTGGATTGAAGTTAAGAATGAATTACATATGTTTGTAGTTGCGGACAAGGCTCATCCAAGAGGCCAAGAGATTTATCAACAACTTCATTTGCTAATGGTTGAAATGACTTGGTTTGAGGATATTCTTATGGATTAAGAACACAATCAAGTAAGTTTTGCTGtctttataattcttaattaatatggTTTATGTTTTAGACTCGAAACTTGTTTGGagaagggtttttttgaaaaggaaaaatcCGCTTGATAAGGATATGAGataatcgatttttttttacaagaaAAGAAAACCCTGTTTGAATGCATTtatgaaaagagaaaaacaataagaatgatatttttgtgttttagttgatgatttgatggGTAATGTTCCCGAATTTAAAcataaggccttgtttggaatCCAATTGTGACTTGTGAGAGATTAGTGATTATAGATTCTTAGCATTGTAAATGAGCCAAGCCAAACAGTTTCAGGTTTCATCTCAGCTCGTTTAACATATATTCTTCGGGCTCAAGTTCGGCTCGTTTACAACTTAGGTGAATatctttctcttttctttgttattaaatattaatttattaataaatactaaaCAAGGTTGTAAACGAGACTCTAAACGAACATGTTCGCGAACCCATAAATGAGCTTTCTAAGGTGTTGGGTTAAGTCCCGCAACGAGCGCAACCCTCGTGTTTAGTTGCCATCGTTGAGGTTGGAAACCCTGGACAGACAGCCGGTGATAAGACGGAAGAAGGTGAGGATGACGTCAAGTCATCATGCCCCTTATGTCATTGGCGACACACGTGCTACAATGGCCGGGACAAAGGGTCGCGATCCCGTGAGGGTGAGCTAACCCCCAAAACCTGTCCTCAGTTCGGATTGCAGGCTGCAACTCATGAGGACGAACCAACCCACTTGTCCTGATCTCCACGAttgaagaaagaaagagaaggCCCCTTGAGCCTAGGGGACATCGTCAGAGAACAATGTGGGGGAGAGGGTGGGGATTTGAGAACAAATGCTAACTTGGCAACTTggattttccttttttttttttagattttctcaTTTGTTTTTGGGGATGGTGATCCAAATCAAGGTATAGAAGAGGAGCGTTGGAAATTGGTAAATGACTACTTCTCAAGTCTATCTTCAATCATCTGACTAGTGTGCATACAATCATTCCTGATCAATGCACATAAACATACAGATTGGGGAGTACATATCATCAAATGGCGGAGTGGTCACAGCTGAAGAACTTGCTCCGTATCTTGATCCTAAGACCACAACGGTAAGTGTATTCTCATTCCTGAAGTTGTCAATCTCTATGATAATAGGATATTGGAAAAAAGGACAAAAAAAAATGCCTCATATCTTACTCTGAAAAGCATTAAGCCTCTAAACTTTGAAAAAAAGTACAAAATAgtccaaaaatgaaaaaaaaattatcaccaTGGGGCAACATTCAGTTATAGTTTTCTTCGGACTACTTCAGTCTTAGTATAAAATTCACTCGTGTACTACTTACGAATTCTAAGGCAAGGTAGCAACAACTTAAGGGGATTACACTGAGACTCCATTGAGAGTGAACATTTTTACCATTTCTATAAGGTTTTgagctattttatttttttcggaATTTAGAGGTTTGTCCTTAAATTAGTAATGTATTATGTTCAGTTCTCACTTAAAGCACCTTGAGTGAAGTGGGAGGTGGGATGTAGTGCCAGCCTCCTCACCATAAAATACTCTGGTCGGAAAAAAAACTACTATTTGTATGCTCTTTGTGGTTTCAAACTGTTTGTTCTCTTCCCCAATTTGCAAGTTCTTGATTTTGCATGATATCCTTGTTATGAGGCCGAATAAATCCAAAGTGACGTTTCCTATTGATTCTAGATTTCTTTTTCGTGATTTGTTCCAGGAGGATGATTCATACATCCTACCTGTGCTTTTGCGGTTTGATGGGCAGCCAGAGGTGGACGACGAGGTATGTTGGGATGTTACTCTTCTAAAAAATGTATATGTTAAAGCACTAGTTGTTTCAATCTGTTTGTGTGGTTTATTTTATACAGGGAAATATATTATACAGATTTCCGTCGTTACAGCGTACAGTTTCTCCCCAGAGGAGCAATAGAAAAGAATATGTTGGGAGGAAATGGGCCGATTGGGTAGGAGGGGTTCAGAAGTTTTTCGAGGAGAAAAAATGGCAATTCAGGTAGGGTTTCATTTTAAAACAGTTTTTCTATTGCcccaaaacaaaacatattttGGCTTTGCAGTAAAACCAGCTCGTCTGAGAAAGCAATGGTCATTGGTCTCGGTGCTCTCAATCTCTTTGGCGTAATTGTACTCGATGGCATGCTAAAGTACGTCTTAAGCACGATAATCATTCTTTTGGTTTATTTGAGTTTGGTATCAACTTTTGTTAAAGTGACAAAAAATGCATTTGACAAAGAATTACGATCCAACTTTTCTCACATTTTACACTAAATCGTCTGACTTGAtcttgtttcatttgaagaacTGTTGCAGTTGCACCAACTGGATTCATTTCGTTTGTGGGTACCATTTTCCCTTGGCTTCAGGTGTGAATAAATATACAACTTCCTTGCTATTTTAGCTTAATGGTTTTGCCTATATATGTCTAATAATCTAGGTTAATTTGTTAGGTTTATGCTGCTTCATTTTTTCTGATTCCATTGGCCCGATGGCTCTTGATTCGCAACAAGAACGCACAAATAGAGAACAGAAATTCGGCTAGGGAGAAATTTGCCCAAGCACTTAACTCACCAGATTACACTCTTAGGCGAAAGGTAAAAAAGTTTACTCAATATTTGTTACTATACAGTCAGCAGCTGAGTATGTAGTAAGGGTCTCCTTTGGAACGGCACTAATTGCTTCAATTGTAATTGTTTACACAACCATTATTGCTTTGCTTTCAAGTAGAAGGTATCTATTGACATTATTCTTAAGCTATATGCAACTTACCTCCATTTATATAGAATACACACTTCATCATCTTATTTTTTACTGTCAGACTCTCACAGATGAGTTGTTTTTCAAACATCTTGTTTATAGTGATGAAGATAATCGTGGAAGGCGTGGAAGATCATATGATTCAGGGTTCACATTTTTCTTCAGTCCCACTGATTTGTTTTGGTAATGTGCCAGAACTAtcctattttattaattatccactaaaaataatacataatcaTCCTATTGTAACTCTTCTAAACTGTTGGCCTTTCGAAGCCCTAATATTTATGTTGTATCATTGTACTAGTTAAATTTTATCCTGTTTGAATTCATTACTTGGAATGAATTTGAAGCCTAACTCATGCAAGGTTCTCTTTAGGTACTGGGATCCATATTACTACAGGAGGCAACGAAAGCGAGCATATAATGGGATGAACTTCGTTGAATCTGTCTGTCAGgatttccaaaatattattattgtttgctTCCTCTTTTCCCTGGGGATTTGAGAACAAATGCTAACTTGGCAACTTggattttccttttattttttttagattttctcaTTTGTTTTTGGGGATGGTGAACCAAATCAAGGTATAGAAGAGGAGCGTTGGAAATTGGTAATTGACTACTTCTCAAGTCTATCTTCAATCATCTGACTAGTGTGCATACAATCATTCCTGATCAATGCACATAAACGTACAGATTGGGGAGTACATATCATCAAATGGCGGAGTGGTCACAGCTGAAGAACTTGCTCCGTATCTTGATCCTAAGACCACAACGGTAAGTGTATTCTCATTCCTGAAGTTGTCAATCTCTATGATAATAGGATATTGGAAAAAAGGACAAAAAAAAATGCCTCATATCTTACTCTGAAAAGTATTAAGCCTCTAAACtttgaaaaaaaagtacaaaatagtccaaaaatgaaaaaaaaatcatcactaTAGGGCAACATTCAGTTATAGTTTTCTTCGGACTACTTCAGTCTTAGtaagaaaagtaaaaatatttgaattcaaatttctatatataattaaaaaaaatcaatatatggTCCAATTATAAAACCTGTCTCCTTTTTCAAATATGATgtaatctataaattaatagagATTTAAGAGAATTTGTATTTTTAGAGCCAAGTTATATAAACTTGTATAGAATTATTTAACCTAAATTGAATCAGAAATAACAGAtcaagcaaaaggaatgaaGTCAAACATAAACAATCtcaaaattcattcaaaatatttcagcaaaatttattcaaaatatttcagCATCATTACAtaatatcaaaacaataaaattcTTTGGTTTCATAATCAGCAGTATCATCCcatcaaaaaaaacaaaagccCCCATCATAATCATAATGGGGGATGGGGAATATAATCcactaactaataataatactaaatagTTAATCAATTAGACAGAACCATATTTAGAACCCTAATTCATATCATTGTCGGCCTTGGGATGTTCATGTTTTGGCGAGGGAATGGGGGAAGGGTACCTATGATATCGATCAATCCTAAATGCTTGGCCTGTTGAGGGGACATTAAGTTATCCCTCTCAATACATTTCCTGATAACATCGATTGAACTTCCGGTGTCTCTTGCCAAAGCGAGAACAATTTTGTCCTCCTCTGCCATTAGTTGATTAAATGTAATTTGTACGTCTTTTGAGCTTCCCTGATATCCACCTATGGCAGAGTGGATCATCACGGAGCTGTTCGCGGAAGCATATCGAAATTCTTTCTCCCCTCCTGCCAATAACACTGCAGCCATGGATGCTGCATTCCCGACACAACAAGTGTGTACAGGACATTTCAGCGCCTTCATTTGATCATAAACAGCAAGTcctaacataaaaaatcaataaatagcCAATTAGATAAtgtaataaga
Proteins encoded:
- the LOC124912023 gene encoding subtilisin-like protease SBT6.1 isoform X2 gives rise to the protein MIILVMGHLLLVLLLVKIQSVLDLHPTLKSMHFAYLQMLSFLQVSYTSWFLDAFNYAIAMNMDVLNLSIGGPDYLDLPFVEKVWELTANNIIMVSAIGNDGPLYGTLNNPADQSDVIGVGGIDYNDHIASFSSRGMSTWEIPHGYGRVKPDVVAYGREIMGSKISTGCKSLSGTSVASPVVAGVVCLLASVIPETERKKILNPASMKQALVEGASKLPGPNMYEQGAGRVDLLESFEILKSYKPRASIFPGVLDYTDCPYSWPFCRQPLYAGAMPVVFNATILNGMGVIGYVEGSPTWNPSDEVGNLLSIHFKYSEVIWPWTGFLALYIQIKEEGAQFSGEIEGNITLNVISPSDKEEKAGKRSSTCVLRLKLKVIPTPPRSNRILWDQFHNIKYPPGYIPRDSLDVRNDILDWHGDHLHTNFHIMFNMLTEAGYYVETLGSPLTCFDAHQYGTLLLVDLEDEYFPEEIRKLRDDIVHTGLGLIVFSEWYNIDTMVKMRFFDDNTRSWWTPVTGGANVPALNDLLAPLGIAFGDKILNGDFFIDDEQTRYASGTDIVRFPRGGYVHSFPFMDSSESGATQNILSSKSKADYPILGFLDAGSGRIAVYGDSNCLDSSHMVTNCYLLLRKMLDFTSKNVKDPVLFSGKVRIDKPIYQNDNQLPSRRTDINFSAYSAVVGKPLVCGSDSRFEVWGTKGYNLHVRGRNRRLPGYPVLDLGIGLNSSSFASETYNLRSPGSTKIKDVSTGNKYLGILSADELDMSVLAASRWLLPAIVAVCGLLLFLSLWRIRQKRRRRRKGSNSATRFTNL
- the LOC124912023 gene encoding subtilisin-like protease SBT6.1 isoform X1 encodes the protein MIDALMLGFKLSIVVVIISIALLFFRPSLDGTHLLFPQNQNQNQTLASTSIIEGSDEVTVTDSKNYIVRFHDYKKAEAHKIYLEESVRVSGWKWVERKNPAAKFPTDFGLVEVDNGVQESLIEEIRKLELVKDVWVDLSYQMSLLGKKTKRVGAFVDGQKRPGKIFTAMSFSETEDGVASASINFSIDGRRNLLMDRSQVTSLFGAETLWSKGYTGAKVKMAIFDTGIRANHPHFRNIKERTNWTNEDTLNDNLGHGTFVAGVIAGEDSECLGFAPDTEIYAFRVFTDAQVSYTSWFLDAFNYAIAMNMDVLNLSIGGPDYLDLPFVEKVWELTANNIIMVSAIGNDGPLYGTLNNPADQSDVIGVGGIDYNDHIASFSSRGMSTWEIPHGYGRVKPDVVAYGREIMGSKISTGCKSLSGTSVASPVVAGVVCLLASVIPETERKKILNPASMKQALVEGASKLPGPNMYEQGAGRVDLLESFEILKSYKPRASIFPGVLDYTDCPYSWPFCRQPLYAGAMPVVFNATILNGMGVIGYVEGSPTWNPSDEVGNLLSIHFKYSEVIWPWTGFLALYIQIKEEGAQFSGEIEGNITLNVISPSDKEEKAGKRSSTCVLRLKLKVIPTPPRSNRILWDQFHNIKYPPGYIPRDSLDVRNDILDWHGDHLHTNFHIMFNMLTEAGYYVETLGSPLTCFDAHQYGTLLLVDLEDEYFPEEIRKLRDDIVHTGLGLIVFSEWYNIDTMVKMRFFDDNTRSWWTPVTGGANVPALNDLLAPLGIAFGDKILNGDFFIDDEQTRYASGTDIVRFPRGGYVHSFPFMDSSESGATQNILSSKSKADYPILGFLDAGSGRIAVYGDSNCLDSSHMVTNCYLLLRKMLDFTSKNVKDPVLFSGKVRIDKPIYQNDNQLPSRRTDINFSAYSAVVGKPLVCGSDSRFEVWGTKGYNLHVRGRNRRLPGYPVLDLGIGLNSSSFASETYNLRSPGSTKIKDVSTGNKYLGILSADELDMSVLAASRWLLPAIVAVCGLLLFLSLWRIRQKRRRRRKGSNSATRFTNL
- the LOC124912025 gene encoding pentatricopeptide repeat-containing protein At3g02330, mitochondrial-like is translated as MFTRFLFCLSPQLHFHSFRHIRSVTTVAAEGKRTFSHIFQQCSQRAAIFPGKQAHARMVLTHFTPTVFVTNCLMQMYIKCSTLDYARKVFDRMPHRDMISWNAMIFGYVGSRNLEVAHSMFDLMPVKDVVSWNTLISGYSQIGKYRKSLEMFLLMMRMERLVLDRATFAIVLKACSSSDNYEMGIQVHALAVFMGFDCDVVTGSALIDMYAKCRKLEESLKFFDEMPERNLVSWSAAIAGCIQNEQLYGGLELFKKMQRDGVGVSQSAYASVFRSCAALCEVGFGSQLHAHALKTNFGSDMLVGTSILDMYAKSGRLSDARKLFNSLRNHSVQSYNAMIVGCVRSSQGLDALQIFKRLLQSGLPFDEITLSGAVSACSLIQGRLQGIQIHGLALKSSLWSQVCVANAVLDMYGKCGDSFIARRVFDEMPIRDAVSWNAVIAAYVQNGEEDETLSIFVLMLRSRMEPDDFTYGSVLKACSSQQSLNKGLEIHTRIVKSGMGFDWFVGSSLVDMYCKCAKIDEAEKIHYRLEERTIISWNAIISGFSLHNQSEESQKFFFKMLKEQAEPDIYTYATVLDTCSNLATVELGKQIHAQITKHNLQQDVFISSTLVDMYSKCGILDDSKLIFERSLKRDIVTWNAMITAYAHHGLADEALRTFDRLQLEGLKPIHATLVAIFRACAHMGLVEKGVNHFNSMKKEYGLDPQLEHYTCLVDIFGRSGQIRKALEVIQEMPFEADDVTWKTLLNLCKLKGNVEIAEIAAKAIMKMDNEDSAALIQLSNVYADAGMWDEVKEVRKMMRSGRLKKEPGCSWIEVKNELHMFVVADKAHPRGQEIYQQLHLLMVEMTWFEDILMD
- the LOC124911617 gene encoding ATP-dependent Clp protease proteolytic subunit-like; amino-acid sequence: MYFEYRNPKAPIQMIINSGGRLITSGLAVYDQMKALKCPVHTCCVGNAASMAAVLLAGGEKEFRYASANSSVMIHSAIGGYQGSSKDVQITFNQLMAEEDKIVLALARDTGSSIDVIRKCIERDNLMSPQQAKHLGLIDIIGTLPPFPRQNMNIPRPTMI